GGTGCTTTCTGGAGCATAAGGGGGCATCCCGACTGCCTGCTCTAGAGCGGTGTAGTCTTCTAGCAGCCGCAGCACAGTAGCAGCAAATTGGGGATTTTTGTCAGAGGTATGGGCGCGAAATCGGAAGGCAGGCAGCACTGTGCTTCCAGAAAGCCGTAGCAAGTCATCAAGCGTAACTTTCAAGGCACGAGCGAGGGCAGACAGGGTTTTGCTATCGGGTAGGGTTTTAGCGTTCTCGTAGTTGTTGATGCTCTGGCGAGTCACCCCCGCCTGCTCTGCTAGTTCCTCTTGAGAGAGGCGCAGACCTTTGCGGTAGCGGGTTAGATTGCCAGCGATGATTTCTTTCATTGCTGATTCTCCCCTTTGAACGCTATGCAAGCGTTCAGTTTTTTGTCAAAATTGTTAAGGTTATATTTTCCTATTATACTTACAAATGTCAAATAGGTTTGACAAAATTTTAAACGCCCATTCTCAAGGAGGTGAGAAACAGATGGCAAAAAATACTGATAAAGGCTACCGCCGTGGCGCAGTGGACAACCGCAGCCAAGCTCATAACCCTATAACTGGTCAATGGGTAAAGCGCAATACTGAAACCGGACAATTTATGGACGTTAAGAAGGACGGTAAGCCTTTCAAAGGTGTTCGTAAGGAAGACTAGTGCATCTTCAGGAGACCTTTTTTGCGAGTGTTTCCAGCAAGGAGCAGCCAAAATAATCACAAACTCTGGTCTTTACTTCTTGTGCTGTCAGTTTACGTTGAGGTTCGATAATTGCCCGTTTGGCATGAATCCATTTCGGTTCAATCGCATTCAACCAGGGAGTCTTGACCGGTAGCTGGCAGACAATCAATCGGACTCCCTTGCCCGTTCGCTTAACCTGGGCATTATGTTGTTTAATCCACTGCCGCACTTGTTGAGATACATGCCAGGTCGCGTTATCCCAAATCAAGGACATGACTCGTTTACCCATTTCACCGACCTTTTGACACACCTACTCCAAAAAGCTACAGGTAATCTCGCGCTCCCGGTCGC
This window of the Chroococcidiopsis sp. CCMEE 29 genome carries:
- a CDS encoding transposase, with the translated sequence MGKRVMSLIWDNATWHVSQQVRQWIKQHNAQVKRTGKGVRLIVCQLPVKTPWLNAIEPKWIHAKRAIIEPQRKLTAQEVKTRVCDYFGCSLLETLAKKVS